The DNA sequence GTCATTCTAGAGAAGTCATACCAGTCTAGTCAACGAAAAATCCCGCCTCGTCGAACGGGCGAAATCCCTTGGTGTCGGATTAGCTATGTGCTACACTTTCTGAAAGAGAGGATTGGCTCATGCCCGGAGGCTGTGTGTCGGGGCAGTTTGTCACACTTGAAGGTGTTGATGGAAGCGGCAAGAGCACGGTCTTGGGCAGATTGGGAGAGGCCCTGGCGGCCCAAGGCTACCCTGTGACGATGACCCGCGAGCCTGGCGGGACCGCCATAGGGGGGGGCATTCGGGCGGTTCTCCTGGATGTGGAATCAGCCGGCATGAGCCCCATGTGCGAGGCGCTGCTCTACGCCGCCGACCGGGCCCAGCACGTAGCCGAGGTAATTCAGCCGGCCCTGGAGGCGGGCAAACTCGTGCTGTGCGACCGGTTTACGGACTCAACGCTCGTCTACCAGGGCAGCGGTCGCGGTCTCGACCGGACC is a window from the Nitrospinota bacterium genome containing:
- a CDS encoding dTMP kinase, yielding MPGGCVSGQFVTLEGVDGSGKSTVLGRLGEALAAQGYPVTMTREPGGTAIGGGIRAVLLDVESAGMSPMCEALLYAADRAQHVAEVIQPALEAGKLVLCDRFTDSTLVYQGSGRGLDRTWLERLCDVAAGGLVPDMTLLLDLPVEEGLQRLRRRRTSQDEGRHEARLDEETIAFHSRVHEGYRALAEANPERFTIVDASLPVDDVVRACLEALAPVLVSVGVSP